A window of Catharus ustulatus isolate bCatUst1 chromosome 25, bCatUst1.pri.v2, whole genome shotgun sequence contains these coding sequences:
- the SRSF3 gene encoding serine/arginine-rich splicing factor 3 produces the protein MHRDSCPLDCKVYVGNLGNNGNKTELERAFGYYGPLRSVWVARNPPGFAFVEFEDPRDAADAVRELDGRTLCGCRVRVELSNGEKRSRNRGPPPSWGRRPRDDYRRRSPPPRRRSPRRRSFSRSRSRSLSRDRRRERSLSRERNHKPSRSFSRSRSRSRSNERK, from the exons ATGCATCGTGACTCTTGTCCGCTGGACTGCAAGGTATATGTGGGTAACCTTGGAAACAATGGCAACAAAACTGAATTAGAGCGAGCTTTTGGTTACTATGGACCACTGCGCAGTGTATGGGTGGCGAGAAATCCTCCTGGTTTTGCCTTTGTGGAATTTGAAGATCCCCGAGATGCAGCTGATGCAGTAAGAGAACTAGATGGAAG AACCCTGTGTGGCTGTCGTGTCCGGGTGGAGCTCTCCAACGGGGAGAAGCGGAGTCGGAACCGCGGCCCCCCGCCATCGTGGGGCCGGCGCCCTCGGGATGACTATCGCAGGAGGAGTCCCCCTCCTCGGCGCAG ATCACCACGAAGGAGAAGCTTTTCCCGGAGCCGCAGCAG GTCCCTCTCCAGAGACAGAAGAAGAGAGAGATCACTCTCACGGGAAAGGAACCACAAGCCTTCTCGCTCCTTCTCCAGGTCTCGCAG TCGCTCCAGGTCAAATGAGAGGAAATAG